In Phlebotomus papatasi isolate M1 chromosome 1, Ppap_2.1, whole genome shotgun sequence, the following proteins share a genomic window:
- the LOC129807770 gene encoding uncharacterized protein LOC129807770, whose translation MKMESEGSSTASTVSGVYQNILKSPAPICMFYFSHPFGISSPVGATSGKLSSTPKDSNNERKNQVRKANRRIGGDQVRKTPLIPWPRDTWRREFSLPPLIQLIARRNGRKVPDIEGVLSTIRRAWNTPSEGRGSICSGFRDETSAASDWDLVTVSSDFHCCRHQYHTMGSGTFAVTTNGGGLLRRRYSVPEIIMRKHSLSQQRSLETKEESSVASTAPTPRHSPLMRSPAEMGPGRRGGGSDSNLSRTTITSSTDMRKSTLLRRFWGRDARREVFVESRSGSWSPPLRRSQRRLHFDTHQCVECQKLNGTHNSSGSSSSSSQSSVFLASGRTPSRASPKRLKLMATPSVAATDSMRCALESEITETSSQMARDSPTTTALSSESPQTNNGRKNVLIYMTSLETPTSQENNNPSEESLRIEIETTTLTSATGDENMNGAPTTTTVTRTERVNRHHSEEEMDRYISKLLIDSLNNVIEASTTNELITSADTNGNATTRESTADENLNNLEDGEVMYSAISTADISDPALDVSDSGTVSTTPHRPQDIGLSAEPDADSCKDKVQETPIEEVPIYFPRYSYGELSKSIFFLYVQIKFSVSVFFSYCLFCSGFRDETSAASDWDLVTVSSDFHCCRHQYHTMGSGTFAVTTNGGGLLRRRYSVPEIIMRKHSLSQQRSLETKEESSVASTAPTPRHSPLMRSPAEMGPGRRGGGSDSNLSRTTITSSTDMRKSTLLRRFWGRDARREVFVESRSGSWSPPLRRSQRRLHFDTHQCVECQKLNGTHNSSGSSSSSSQSSVFLASGRTPSRASPKRLKLMATPSVAATDSMRCALESEITETSSQMARDSPTTTALSSESPQTNNGRKNVLIYMTSLETPTSQENNNPSEESLRIEIETTTLTSATGDENMNGAPTTTTVTRTERVNRHHSEEEMDRYISKLLIDSLNNVIEASTTNELITSADTNGNATTRESTADENLNNLEDGEVMYSAISTADISDPALDVSDSGTVSTTPHRPQDIGLSAEPDADSCKDKVQETPIEEVPIYFPRYSAESKGDLSSYTSVGSEPEPQEIGAVGTGSSYPDIEKHGEPVLVPRLSAFPRTESMEVQPSSASACEDGENGDVLPDDEDSVSLVDSLDDPESPDHKYHSTESLKVPSSADTGQEAKSPQFREKGEAFFVPMSETQVPVDEHIVVADTMPEKLRDKLVRRQKRRDMKKEQELRRRQKMQKYIDQKLEERLEELQVNANRNSRAIIAKKDIPVPTTSTALNTTAKGQKKNVLRTEIGMLESYTIDSRGNMQFNPPAKEAPVKTTKAPAPKRTNATRKITKSKSEEHPVPEKKFQVKKSASDTLPRRGKASRKDMQHMTLYQTADLTPDTEGGPRRMYQKTEIQDGEKRIEILEIVECLDTSPETSPGVRNPLTYRVGGKSGRRSKIPVPIYKSAKRSVHSGSASPRTIANAKVDKLIADLLIEALNNPVDLGIEFVPSPKIEKAVNGKKNGVKKRSANSGIKYHQVFDVIPEERSSFSLDSSNEESGTTHKTRVDSGQGPSVKSTNKDTTQSSAVSTKPTPLENNNKVQDHSKVDDGRNGEKNQTNRGRAALESDTWLGFFKPHEESSAEEESSRTHHHFCPHHPCHHFMLTPSSDTLTTVSSTIQNPTVSLSTTIDFYSPDTSSCTNTILPLDSSIPDASTFPTSSSGSDNILTVIEKVDTSPSTIPQPPDSISDTVAKASKAPLEITKTPREEPTKEAPEVIDSSSFVIIPAEENPPTPATKEPPEPESAKSTQSSIKARDICKDCCFCNPDLHKKISPEDTNRSCHFCDRKRQMSAPKKPEEETHSGYETAKSHHYYEVLSKSDHQHTQTKSKDPETISTRCVKTNEKIKRFVPSPEDPKATKGKINRPKDVPQPISRGSAVHRVIRDEVEVPRKPRNQNKIPAEGDKKQKIQFPSPYRILSSPQSYDDGSSCSEDADFSPPVPRMNTPMRSRWANSSRFANHRKASHSRMNASSNHPKSSFASTSSSATPGVNTGWSVTVAGNYHPQLAPDVEMRLSFPKTQTETLMQPPPSTTTTNRDFYEMTPPPGASECRPRPALPPTNSHTLNPKRTLTKVTPAPSANGRNYRFPEVNTATSQAVSRQTAKKAIKRVECSVAVTSATRTISKFSRAQRAMSFQSLHPTIEDSYRNRSRDGSVGNLSSRRLSLDGSQSDDVASLSIMGNAIAPEIKPRVPTMSEKDLTRRHSSCFTRNRSYLT comes from the exons GCATTCGCTATCGCAGCAGAGATCTCTTGAGACGAAAGAGGAATCGAGTGTGGCGTCAACGGCCCCAACTCCCCGCCATTCGCCCTTGATGCGGTCGCCGGCCGAAATGGGTCCGGGTCGTCGTGGGGGTGGTTCCGATTCAAATTTGTCGCGTACCACCATCACCAGTAGCACCGACATGAGAAAATCCACCCTGCTCCGGCGATTTTGGGGTCGTGACGCGAGACGCGAGGTATTCGTGGAGTCACGTTCGGGAAGTTGGTCACCCCCATTGAGACGGTCACAGCGACGACTCCACTTCGATACACACCAGTGTGTAGAGTGCCAGAAGCTGAACGGGACACACAATAGTAGCGGAAGTAGCAGTAGCAGCAGTCAGAGTAGTGTTTTCCTGGCCAGTGGACGAACACCATCTCGGGCATCACCTAAACGACTGAAACTCATGGCTACACCATCAGTTGCTGCCACAGACTCCATGAGGTGTGCATTGGAGAGTGAAATCACAGAGACAAGTAGTCAGATGGCAAGGGATTCACCCACAACCACTGCACTGTCTTCGGAGAGTCCACAGACAAACAATGGTCGGAAGAATGTTCTTATCTACATGACTTCCCTGGAGACACCGACATCCCAAGAGAATAACAATCCCTCAGAAGAATCTTTGCGAATTGAAATTGAGACAACTACGCTCACTTCTGCTACGGGGGATGAGAATATGAATGGGGCACCAACTACCACCACGGTCACACGCACTGAAAGGGTCAATAGACACCATTCTGAGGAGGAGATGGATCGATATATCTCCAAGTTGTTGATTGACAGTCTCAATAATGTGATTGAGGCGTCCACTACTAATGAATTAATCACCAGTGCGGACACTAATGGAAATGCAACCACCAGGGAATCCACTGCAGATGAAAATCTCAATAATCTTGAAGATGGTGAAGTGATGTACAGTGCAATTTCAACAGCAGATATCTCAGATCCTGCTCTTGATGTCTCAGATTCAGGCACAGTTAGTACAACTCCCCATCGACCCCAAGATATTGGACTATCTGCTGAACCTGATGCGGATTCATGCAAAGACAAGGTGCAGGAAACCCCGATTGAGGAAGTTCCCATCTACTTCCCAAGGTATTCG TACGGAGAACTgagcaaaagtattttttttttgtatgtccaaattaaattttccgtctcagtatttttttcctattgtCTCTTTTGCAGTGGATTTCGTGACGAAACTTCTGCAGCATCCGATTGGGATCTGGTCACAGTATCGAGTGATTTTCATTGTTGTCGGCATCAGTATCACACCATGGGTTCTGGCACTTTTGCAGTCACCACAAATGGTGGAGGTTTACTCAGACGACGATATTCCGTACCCGAGATTATCATGAGAAA GCATTCGCTATCGCAGCAGAGATCTCTTGAGACGAAAGAGGAATCGAGTGTGGCGTCAACGGCCCCAACTCCCCGCCATTCGCCCTTGATGCGGTCGCCGGCCGAAATGGGTCCGGGTCGTCGTGGGGGTGGTTCCGATTCAAATTTGTCGCGTACCACCATCACCAGTAGCACCGACATGAGAAAATCCACCCTGCTCCGGCGATTTTGGGGTCGTGACGCGAGACGCGAGGTATTCGTGGAGTCACGTTCGGGAAGTTGGTCACCCCCATTGAGACGGTCACAGCGACGACTCCACTTCGATACACACCAGTGTGTAGAGTGCCAGAAGCTGAACGGGACACACAATAGTAGCGGAAGTAGCAGTAGCAGCAGTCAGAGTAGTGTTTTCCTGGCCAGTGGACGAACACCATCTCGGGCATCACCTAAACGACTGAAACTCATGGCTACACCATCAGTTGCTGCCACAGACTCCATGAGGTGTGCATTGGAGAGTGAAATCACAGAGACAAGTAGTCAGATGGCAAGGGATTCACCCACAACCACTGCACTGTCTTCGGAGAGTCCACAGACAAACAATGGTCGGAAGAATGTTCTTATCTACATGACTTCCCTGGAGACACCGACATCCCAAGAGAATAACAATCCCTCAGAAGAATCTTTGCGAATTGAAATTGAGACAACTACGCTCACTTCTGCTACGGGGGATGAGAATATGAATGGGGCACCAACTACCACCACGGTCACACGCACTGAAAGGGTCAATAGACACCATTCTGAGGAGGAGATGGATCGATATATCTCCAAGTTGTTGATTGACAGTCTCAATAATGTGATTGAGGCGTCCACTACTAATGAATTAATCACCAGTGCGGACACTAATGGAAATGCAACCACCAGGGAATCCACTGCAGATGAAAATCTCAATAATCTTGAAGATGGTGAAGTGATGTACAGTGCAATTTCAACAGCAGATATCTCAGATCCTGCTCTTGATGTCTCAGATTCAGGCACAGTTAGTACAACTCCCCATCGACCCCAAGATATTGGACTATCTGCTGAACCTGATGCGGATTCATGCAAAGACAAGGTGCAGGAAACCCCGATTGAGGAAGTTCCCATCTACTTCCCAAGGTATTCGGCTGAAAGTAAGGGAGATCTTTCCAGCTACACATCAGTCGGTTCTGAGCCTGAACCTCAGGAAATTGGTGCTGTGGGCACAGGAAGTTCCTATCCGGATATAGAGAAACATGGGGAACCTGTCTTAGTGCCCAGACTCTCAGCATTCCCCCGTACAGAATCAATGGAAGTACAACCCTCTTCTGCTTCGGCATGTGAAGATGGCGAGAATGGAGATGTATTGCCTGATGATGAGGACAGTGTAAGTTTGGTGGATAGTCTCGATGATCCAGAATCACCTGACCACAAATACCATTCCACGGAATCTCTAAAAGTCCCATCGTCAGCTGACACTGGGCAAGAAGCAAAATCTCCACAATTCCGTGAGAAAGGGGAGGCATTTTTTGTACCCATGTCTGAGACTCAAGTTCCTGTGGATGAACACATAGTGGTGGCTGATACAATGCCCGAAAAATTGCGGGACAAACTAGTGAGGCGTCAAAAACGGAGGGACATGAAGAAAGAGCAGGAATTGCGACGACGGCAGAAGATGCAAAAGTATATTGATCAGAAGTTAGAAGAACGTCTGGAGGAACTTCAAGTCAATGCCAATCGCAATTCTCGTGCAATAATTGCCAAGAAAGACATCCCTGTCCCGACCACGTCTACTGCATTGAATACCACAGCAAAAGGGCAGAAAAAGAATGTGCTGAGGACAGAGATTGGGATGTTAGAATCCTACACTATTGATTCAAGAGGGAATATGCAATTTAATCCACCAGCTAAGGAAGCTCCAGTGAAGACGACAAAAGCCCCAGCTCCTAAGAGGACAAACGCCAccagaaaaattacaaaatccaAATCTGAGGAACACCCAGTGCCAGAAAAGAAGTTCCAAGTGAAAAAATCCGCTTCAGACACATTGCCAAGGCGAGGAAAGGCCTCGCGGAAGGATATGCAGCACATGACACTGTATCAGACGGCAGATTTGACCCCGGATACAGAAGGTGGACCACGGAGGATGTACCAGAAGACAGAGATACAGGATGGTGAGAAGAGGATTGAGATTCTTGAAATTGTAGAGTGTCTGGACACTTCTCCGGAAACATCTCCTGGTGTCCGAAACCCTTTGACTTACAGGGTTGGTGGGAAATCTGGGCGAAGATCGAAGATTCCCGTGCCGATTTACAAATCCGCCAAGAGATCTGTTCACAGTGGAAGTGCCTCTCCACGAACGATAGCCAATGCCAAAGTGGACAAATTGATAGCTGATCTTCTGATAGAGGCTCTCAATAATCCCGTGGACTTGGGTATAGAATTTGTGCCATCCCCAAAGATCGAGAAGGCAGTCAATGGGAAGAAGAATGGTGTAAAGAAGAGATCAGCTAATAGCGGAATAAAGTATCATCAAGTATTTGATGTTATTCCTGAGGAGAGAAGCAGTTTCTCTCTGGACTCTTCAAATGAAGAATCCGGAACCACTCACAAAACCCGAGTAGACAGTGGACAGGGACCCTCAGTCAAGAGCACCAATAAAGATACCACCCAAAGTAGTGCAGTATCTACTAAACCAACACCTCTCGAGAATAACAACAAAGTCCAGGACCACTCGAAGGTAGATGATGGGAGGAATGGGGAGAAAAATCAGACAAATCGCGGAAGGGCAGCTCTTGAGAGTGACACATGGTTGGGATTTTTCAAGCCCCATGAGGAATCCTCAGCAGAAG AGGAGTCATCTCGCACTCATCATCATTTCTGTCCTCATCATCCATGCCATCATTTCATGCTGACACCATCATCAGACACTTTAACGACTGTTTCATCAACTATCCAGAATCCCACTGTATCCCTATCCACCACCATTGACTTCTACTCTCCAGACACATCGAGTTGCACAAATACCATCCTTCCACTTGATTCCTCTATTCCGGACGCCAGCACTTTTCCCACCAGCAGCTCTGGCTCTGACAACATTCTCACGGTGATCGAGAAGGTGGACACCAGCCCAAGTACAATCCCTCAGCCACCTGATTCCATTTCAGATACTGTTGCTAAGGCATCAAAAGCCCCGTTAGAGATCACCAAGACACCACGGGAGGAACCAACAAAGGAAGCTCCCGAAGTTATTGACTCCAGTTCCTTTGTGATAATTCCGGCTGAAGAAAACCCACCAACGCCGGCGACAAAGGAGCCTCCGGAGCCAGAATCTGCCAAATCAACGCAATCTTCGATAAAGGCGAGGGATATTTGCAAGGATTGCTGCTTCTGCAATCCAGACCTCCATAAGAAAATATCTCCTGAGGACACCAATCGCTCCTGCCACTTTTGCGACAGAAAACGACAGATGAGCGCACCTAAAAAACCTGAGGAGGAAACTCACAGTGGCTACGAGACAGCTAAGAGTCACCACTACTACGAGGTCTTGTCCAAATCCGATCATCAGCACACGCAGACAAAATCCAAGGATCCTGAGACAATCAGCACAAGATGTGTAAAGACTAATGAGAAGATAAAGCGATTTGTCCCTTCTCCAGAAGACCCCAAAGCAACCAAAGGGAAGATCAATCGCCCCAAAGATGTTCCTCAGCCCATTTCTCGAGGATCTGCTGTACACAGAGTCATCCGGGATGAAGTAGAAGTGCCCAGAAAGCcaagaaatcaaaataaaatcccTGCAGAAGGGGATAAGAAGCAGAAAATTCAATTCCCAAGTCCCTACAGAATCCTCTCTTCACCACAGAGTTACGACGATGGATCATCCTGTTCGGAGGATGCAGACTTCAGTCCACCCGTTCCTCGAATGAACACCCCAATGAGATCACGATGGGCAAATTCAAGTCGTTTTGCCAATCACCGAAAGGCCTCCCATAGTCGCATGAATGCTTCCTCGAATCATCCCAAATCCTCCTTTGCCTCCACATCGAGCAGTGCAACTCCGGGAGTTAATACAG GTTGGTCAGTTACTGTGGCTGGCAACTACCATCCACAGTTGGCTCCTGATGTGGAGATGCGTCTAAGCTTCCCAAAAACCCAGACTGAAACCCTGATGCAACCACCTCCGTCAACCACAACGACAAACCGAGATTTCTACGAGATGACACCCCCACCAGGTGCTTCCGAGTGCAGACCACGACCAGCACTACCGCCCACAAATTCACACACCCTCAATCCCAAGAGAACCCTCACCAAAGTCACCCCAGCACCCTCAG CTAATGGGAGGAATTACCGCTTTCCGGAAGTCAATACAGCCACAAGTCAGGCTGTGTCGCGACAAACAGCCAAAAAAGCAATTAAG CGAGTAGAGTGCAGCGTCGCCGTAACTTCCGCCACCCGCACAATCTCCAAATTCAGCCGTGCTCAGCGAGCAATGTCCTTCCAGTCTCTCCATCCGACCATTGAGGACTCCTACAGAAATCGCAGTCGAGATGGATCGGTTGG AAATCTATCTAGTCGTCGCCTATCGTTAGACGGAAGTCAATCAGACGATGTGGCTAGTCTGAGCATCATGGGTAATGCCATAGCACCGGAAATTAAGCCACGTGTACCAACGATGAGTGAAAAAGATCTAACGAGGAGACACAGTTCCTGTTTCACAAGGAATAGATCCTATTTGACATAG